From one Parabacteroides sp. FAFU027 genomic stretch:
- a CDS encoding metallophosphoesterase family protein — protein sequence MKKQNFCNYVIALFLVLLIGCNKEDGNNNVPRTVKFMVISDIHYFAPSLFSLPANANLQSLLTADRKLLLESRAILQNVLADVLVEKPDFLLVTGDLTKDGEKVDHQAVATLFKTLTDKGIQVLVVPGNHDIDNPAASGFVGSSQTSVANISAVDFASIYANCGYANAIERDTASLSYLSEPVNGVWVLGIDACHYFPLRESAGSISEHTLSWVKSVIAQAKVQNKILLTMMHHGMVEHFAGEGSLFPDYLISDWANISTSLADMGMNVVFTGHFHAQDIVKKSGAAGFIYDVETGSTVTSPCPYRIVTLNTVDNTLKIESRYIDNVTFSTIPAGTSFQQYAKDYLSVGMKTLAGNMLTGSPHNLSQTTISYYGLDRILANALMAHYAGDESPTVVDNSDIQTVAGVVPTLAFVTQSIWTDLPPADNNITINLNTGVAMAN from the coding sequence ATGAAGAAACAAAATTTCTGCAACTATGTCATAGCGTTATTTCTAGTATTGTTGATTGGGTGTAATAAGGAAGACGGGAATAATAATGTCCCCAGAACGGTTAAGTTTATGGTCATTTCCGATATTCATTATTTTGCCCCTTCTCTGTTTAGCCTTCCGGCAAATGCCAATTTGCAATCCCTTTTGACAGCTGACCGCAAATTACTATTGGAAAGTAGAGCGATTCTACAAAATGTATTGGCAGATGTATTGGTCGAGAAACCCGACTTTCTGCTTGTAACGGGCGATTTGACTAAAGACGGGGAGAAGGTTGACCATCAGGCGGTAGCCACTCTTTTCAAGACGTTGACAGATAAAGGTATTCAGGTGCTGGTCGTTCCGGGAAATCACGATATAGATAATCCGGCAGCCTCCGGTTTTGTGGGTTCTTCACAGACATCGGTCGCCAATATATCAGCTGTTGATTTTGCCTCTATTTATGCCAATTGTGGTTATGCCAATGCGATTGAACGGGATACCGCCTCGTTGAGTTATCTGTCCGAACCTGTCAATGGAGTGTGGGTATTAGGAATTGATGCTTGTCATTATTTTCCCCTTCGTGAGTCTGCTGGAAGTATTTCGGAGCATACACTCTCCTGGGTAAAATCCGTCATTGCTCAGGCCAAAGTGCAAAATAAGATTTTGTTGACCATGATGCATCATGGTATGGTGGAGCATTTTGCCGGAGAGGGGAGTCTTTTTCCCGATTATCTGATTTCCGATTGGGCGAATATCTCTACCTCCCTGGCCGATATGGGGATGAATGTCGTTTTTACCGGGCATTTCCATGCTCAGGATATTGTTAAGAAGAGTGGCGCGGCAGGTTTTATCTATGATGTGGAAACCGGAAGTACGGTTACTTCGCCGTGCCCTTATCGCATAGTTACTCTAAATACCGTCGATAATACCTTGAAAATCGAGTCAAGATACATTGATAATGTTACTTTCAGTACAATTCCCGCGGGAACCTCTTTTCAGCAATATGCCAAAGATTACCTGAGTGTCGGTATGAAAACGCTTGCCGGTAATATGTTGACCGGTTCACCCCATAATCTGTCACAGACTACCATTAGTTATTACGGACTTGACCGGATATTAGCGAATGCTTTGATGGCTCACTATGCCGGTGATGAATCACCTACAGTTGTTGATAATAGCGACATTCAGACGGTTGCCGGAGTGGTACCAACCCTTGCATTTGTGACTCAAAGTATATGGACAGACCTCCCCCCGGCTGATAACAACATAACGATAAATCTGAACACCGGAGTTGCTATGGCAAATTAG
- a CDS encoding GyrI-like domain-containing protein, which translates to MNPKPDTRIEYVRRIDRLTEYINEHLEDELDLNRLAQMCNLSPYHFHRIVKAFLREPLGAYIGRLRVEKAARSLRYTDLPVQEIAFSVGYDSPSSLTKVFNQYYGISPTEFRNNKNFIIMKPAIINTELNLKAPKIKELEEKTALYIRQTGEYSSLDFESAYTKLWGCVKEQKLFSAGIEHICVYHDDPKVTESDKLRTDICLIIKKTATPSGEVGIKTISGGKYAIFLYQGSYNNLGAVYDTIFGHWLPGSGCTLRDAPCFEKYISNPKVTAPEKLKTEIYVPIE; encoded by the coding sequence ATGAATCCGAAACCCGACACCCGTATCGAATATGTCCGGCGCATCGACCGCCTGACCGAATACATCAACGAACATCTGGAGGATGAACTGGACCTCAACAGGCTGGCGCAAATGTGCAATCTGTCACCCTATCACTTCCATCGCATCGTAAAAGCATTCCTGAGGGAGCCGCTTGGCGCTTACATCGGACGACTCAGGGTGGAAAAGGCGGCTCGCTCACTGCGCTATACCGACTTGCCGGTGCAGGAAATTGCCTTCAGTGTAGGGTACGATTCTCCCTCTTCCCTTACCAAAGTGTTTAATCAGTATTACGGTATCTCACCTACCGAATTTCGAAACAATAAAAACTTTATCATTATGAAACCGGCAATCATTAACACCGAATTGAACCTGAAAGCTCCCAAGATTAAAGAACTGGAAGAAAAGACAGCGCTCTACATCCGTCAAACGGGAGAGTATTCGTCGCTTGATTTCGAAAGTGCTTATACCAAACTATGGGGATGTGTAAAGGAACAAAAACTCTTCAGCGCAGGCATTGAGCATATCTGCGTCTATCACGACGACCCGAAGGTGACCGAAAGCGATAAGTTGCGTACCGACATCTGTCTGATCATTAAGAAAACAGCCACACCATCGGGTGAAGTCGGCATCAAAACCATCAGCGGCGGCAAGTATGCGATTTTCCTCTATCAGGGCAGCTACAACAATTTGGGTGCGGTGTACGACACCATCTTCGGCCACTGGCTTCCGGGTAGCGGCTGCACGTTGCGCGATGCTCCCTGCTTCGAAAAATACATCAGTAACCCCAAAGTTACCGCTCCGGAGAAACTAAAAACAGAAATTTATGTGCCGATTGAATAG
- a CDS encoding NUDIX hydrolase produces the protein MKHPLHQFKHCPKCGSSTFHEHNFKAYKCDDCEFIYYFNPSSATVAFILNEKGELLVCRRAHDPAKGTLDLPGGFVDMDETGEEAIMREVEEETGLKTKALQYQFSLPNRYVYSDFEVHTLDMFFAIQVEDATKLQANDDVEESFFAPLDKINPAEFGLVSVRKGLERFLAERLK, from the coding sequence ATGAAACACCCACTGCATCAATTCAAGCACTGCCCCAAGTGCGGCTCTTCCACTTTCCACGAACACAATTTCAAAGCCTATAAGTGCGACGATTGCGAATTTATCTATTACTTCAATCCCTCATCGGCTACCGTAGCCTTTATCCTGAACGAAAAGGGTGAACTGTTGGTTTGCCGTCGGGCACACGATCCGGCCAAAGGGACGCTGGATCTTCCCGGTGGATTTGTAGATATGGACGAAACCGGCGAAGAGGCTATCATGCGCGAGGTCGAAGAAGAGACCGGCCTTAAGACAAAAGCGCTGCAATACCAATTTTCACTCCCCAACCGGTATGTTTACTCCGACTTTGAGGTGCATACATTAGATATGTTTTTCGCCATTCAGGTAGAAGATGCGACTAAGCTGCAAGCCAATGACGATGTGGAAGAATCGTTCTTTGCTCCATTAGATAAAATCAACCCGGCTGAATTCGGATTAGTTTCCGTTCGCAAGGGGTTGGAACGCTTCCTTGCCGAAAGATTAAAATAA
- a CDS encoding tetratricopeptide repeat protein, with amino-acid sequence MKKILIAASLTMSVGLSSAQHPAAYGMTGKEALFYQGKEMFANGNFAGCIEQLQKYRSSAVQTNLLSETDYMLAAATFQTGEETARNQLETFLRKHPDSRHVDRVKFLLGTLSFYKNEIEETISTLREVKTEFLDKEEKADCQYRLAYAYIAEKKEQEALKLMRELQHNSPKYAEAATYYLAWFDYRDKQFDQAVSGFEAVKNNPEFSENARFYLTQIYFVKHNFDAAISAGEGLITQTQDNYRLSELYRIVGESYYYQHNTNKAVTYLTSYAEKDKTPLQASMLILGTAIYQNGDYGKAINYLKLATGKEETLNQSAFYYLGNCYLKTGNKKSALMAFESASKSTANMQVKEVALYNYAMLVHETAYSPFDESVSSFEQFLNEFPESIYADKVSSSLSEVYLTSKNYPLALEKINKIKQPNSKILAAKQRILYQLGAQMLINGQPDEAIAKLNSAIDMGKLDSEAFAEAYFWRGEAYYRQNQINKAGNDYQVYLSNTTGANKQNQALAYYNLGYTEYKQQETGKAQKSFEQFLNLEKSNNDLIADATNRIGDCRYLQRDYAAAESNYAKAGRISPQAADYSMFQQAQMLGIQKQYNAKISLLDKIIKNEQSEYADDALYEKAKAYELSDRNSQALQTYQLLTEKYPQSPLTRDAGVQMAMLYFGMGNTEKSIEWYKKTISSFPGSDEANVANEDLKRIYKDQNRIDEYADFLKTLGGNVNFSATEQDSLMYFGAEKVYMKGNKTSAQTSFTKYLKSFPDGAFSLNANYYMANMAIENKKYDDALPYLESILSRPDNKFTEGALRSAAEISFNKADYAKADTLYQQLEQKAIAQKTKTDARVARLRCAWLTNKYADASALATKLLADPATKGELKTECIYYRAKSNLALNQNQTVVADLTTLAKDTRSAFGAESKYLLAEYYFNIGSLPKAESEITDFINKGTPQQHWLAKSFILLVDIYIKNDDLFQAKQYLLSLKNNYKEKDEEIAKMIEERLPKVEQAAE; translated from the coding sequence ATGAAGAAAATATTGATTGCCGCATCACTTACCATGTCCGTAGGATTATCTTCTGCACAGCATCCGGCTGCGTACGGAATGACAGGTAAAGAAGCCTTATTTTATCAGGGAAAAGAGATGTTTGCAAACGGAAACTTTGCCGGTTGTATAGAGCAACTGCAAAAATACCGTTCATCAGCTGTTCAGACAAACTTGTTAAGTGAAACCGACTATATGTTGGCCGCTGCTACTTTCCAGACCGGAGAAGAAACAGCCAGGAACCAACTCGAAACCTTTTTACGTAAACATCCGGATTCACGTCATGTGGACCGGGTTAAGTTTCTGCTGGGGACGCTTTCATTTTACAAAAACGAGATTGAAGAGACCATAAGTACGCTTCGTGAGGTGAAGACCGAATTTCTGGATAAAGAGGAAAAAGCCGACTGTCAGTATCGCCTGGCTTATGCCTATATAGCCGAAAAAAAAGAACAGGAGGCTCTAAAGCTGATGCGTGAATTGCAACACAACAGCCCTAAATACGCTGAAGCTGCCACCTATTATCTGGCGTGGTTTGATTATCGGGACAAACAGTTCGACCAGGCGGTAAGCGGTTTTGAAGCAGTGAAGAATAATCCTGAATTCAGTGAAAACGCCCGCTTCTACCTGACTCAGATTTACTTTGTCAAACACAATTTCGACGCGGCAATTTCTGCGGGTGAAGGCCTGATTACTCAAACTCAGGACAACTACCGTTTAAGCGAATTGTATCGCATCGTCGGTGAAAGCTATTACTACCAACACAATACCAACAAAGCAGTAACCTATCTCACCTCGTATGCAGAGAAGGATAAAACTCCGCTGCAAGCCAGCATGCTGATTCTCGGAACAGCCATTTACCAGAATGGAGATTACGGAAAAGCCATCAACTACCTGAAACTGGCGACCGGTAAAGAAGAGACGCTAAACCAATCAGCATTCTACTACCTGGGCAACTGCTACCTGAAAACCGGCAATAAAAAAAGTGCACTAATGGCGTTTGAGTCGGCTTCCAAATCAACGGCAAACATGCAGGTGAAAGAGGTGGCACTCTACAATTATGCCATGCTCGTTCATGAAACTGCCTATTCACCATTTGATGAATCGGTATCGTCGTTTGAGCAATTCCTCAACGAATTTCCGGAATCCATTTATGCCGACAAAGTCAGCAGTAGTTTATCTGAAGTTTATCTGACTTCGAAAAACTATCCGTTGGCTTTGGAGAAAATCAATAAAATCAAACAACCAAACTCCAAAATCCTGGCTGCCAAACAACGCATCCTTTACCAGCTTGGTGCGCAGATGCTCATCAACGGGCAACCCGATGAAGCCATTGCTAAACTGAACAGTGCCATCGATATGGGCAAACTGGATAGTGAAGCATTCGCCGAAGCCTACTTCTGGCGCGGTGAAGCATATTATCGTCAGAACCAAATAAACAAAGCCGGCAACGATTATCAGGTTTACCTCAGCAATACAACCGGCGCCAACAAGCAAAACCAGGCATTGGCCTACTACAACCTCGGCTATACCGAATACAAACAACAAGAAACTGGCAAAGCGCAAAAATCATTTGAGCAGTTCCTCAATCTGGAGAAAAGCAACAATGACCTGATTGCCGATGCGACCAACCGAATCGGTGATTGCCGTTACCTACAGCGCGATTATGCTGCTGCTGAAAGCAATTATGCAAAAGCGGGGCGCATTTCCCCTCAGGCTGCTGACTATTCCATGTTCCAACAGGCTCAGATGCTCGGCATTCAGAAGCAATACAATGCTAAAATCAGCCTGCTGGATAAAATCATCAAAAACGAGCAATCGGAATATGCCGATGATGCGCTTTATGAAAAGGCCAAAGCTTACGAACTCTCCGACCGCAACAGCCAGGCACTACAAACCTATCAGCTGTTGACGGAAAAATATCCTCAAAGTCCGCTTACCCGTGATGCCGGCGTGCAAATGGCGATGCTCTACTTCGGTATGGGCAATACGGAGAAATCAATCGAATGGTATAAGAAAACTATCTCTTCATTTCCGGGCAGCGATGAAGCCAATGTGGCTAATGAGGATTTGAAACGAATCTACAAAGACCAAAACCGTATCGACGAATATGCCGATTTCCTCAAAACGTTGGGTGGAAATGTCAACTTCTCCGCAACAGAGCAGGATTCGCTGATGTATTTCGGAGCTGAAAAGGTCTATATGAAAGGCAATAAAACTTCTGCCCAGACCAGCTTCACTAAATATCTAAAGAGCTTTCCGGATGGAGCCTTCTCACTCAATGCCAACTACTATATGGCCAATATGGCAATTGAAAACAAGAAATACGACGATGCCCTCCCCTATCTGGAAAGCATTTTGAGTCGTCCGGACAATAAATTTACCGAAGGCGCATTGCGTTCTGCGGCAGAAATCAGCTTCAACAAAGCCGATTATGCCAAGGCTGACACACTATACCAGCAACTGGAGCAAAAAGCCATTGCACAAAAGACAAAAACAGACGCCCGTGTTGCCCGTTTGCGTTGTGCATGGTTGACCAATAAATATGCAGACGCTTCTGCTCTGGCTACGAAGCTTCTTGCTGACCCTGCCACCAAAGGAGAATTGAAAACGGAATGCATTTACTATCGTGCCAAATCAAATCTGGCTTTAAACCAAAACCAGACTGTCGTTGCTGATTTGACTACCCTGGCTAAAGATACCCGCAGCGCCTTCGGGGCAGAATCGAAATACCTGCTGGCGGAATATTACTTCAACATCGGTAGCCTGCCTAAAGCTGAATCGGAAATTACCGATTTCATCAACAAAGGAACACCTCAACAACACTGGCTGGCGAAGAGCTTTATCCTGTTGGTGGACATTTACATCAAAAATGACGACCTCTTCCAGGCGAAACAGTATCTCCTGAGTTTGAAAAACAACTACAAGGAGAAAGACGAAGAGATTGCCAAAATGATTGAAGAGCGACTGCCGAAAGTGGAACAGGCAGCAGAATAG
- a CDS encoding TonB-dependent receptor gives MNKKVIYIACMALAASVTLQAQKKAAAKDSTLNRQMVLEREFKPVFKDASRIDQLPQVTEAKATKSPVQYQFNALDLAYPTQWKTIQPEKKMGRPDFSEQKGYLNLGAGAQTNTYGNGGILLVNDAANKLSLTFDHRLINDTRKIKQTGDENTVFSTDNALQGNYGHEFEKSALEISGGYKHSAFNYFGQPSLVRYTLLHVPIYNDHQIHNRLFLQGEMHSLEDSVLEYKAMVKYGFLGKKLSAIDSLSGNREHHILIEGEISGRFMENSRIGLDFGLNNFVYQTDKALEVEEIYKPENYGLFEFTPHIDFEGEKYNVRLGLKSEFEFAKKNVIHLAPSISGKWEFADRFFLIGEFGGGSKIYSFEQTDAEYRYLNPAMRLKDTFTPLDATISFRTNAVPGFGFELLTGYKSGEDYFMTSEQTGNRINVLTPHQTVIKQTKIGLLAEYKYDKIADLTFKLMKYSYKADPEETITAKTKAWGKPDLELSLDGDFHLTEKVSAQMNYYLASGRYALVNDETVSMKPISSLNIGSRYAFNKKVSAFAQLNNLLFQKYDLWYGMPAQSFNFIAGIGLTF, from the coding sequence ATGAACAAGAAAGTAATATATATAGCCTGCATGGCTCTGGCTGCTTCGGTAACTCTTCAGGCACAAAAGAAAGCGGCTGCAAAAGACTCAACCCTTAACCGTCAAATGGTACTGGAGCGGGAATTTAAGCCGGTATTCAAGGATGCATCGCGTATCGACCAGTTGCCACAGGTGACAGAAGCCAAAGCAACCAAGTCTCCCGTGCAATACCAGTTCAACGCACTGGATTTGGCCTACCCGACCCAGTGGAAGACCATTCAACCGGAAAAAAAGATGGGACGCCCTGACTTTTCGGAGCAGAAAGGCTACCTCAACCTCGGTGCCGGTGCACAAACTAACACCTACGGCAACGGTGGAATCCTGTTGGTCAATGATGCGGCCAATAAACTTTCGCTGACATTTGACCACCGGCTTATCAACGACACCCGTAAGATCAAACAAACCGGAGATGAAAACACTGTATTCTCTACTGACAATGCTTTGCAGGGAAATTACGGTCATGAATTCGAAAAATCAGCCCTTGAAATATCCGGTGGTTACAAACATTCGGCATTTAACTACTTCGGACAGCCATCTCTTGTCCGTTACACCCTGTTACATGTCCCTATTTACAACGATCATCAAATCCATAACCGTCTGTTTTTGCAAGGAGAAATGCATTCTCTGGAAGACAGCGTTCTGGAATACAAAGCAATGGTCAAATACGGATTTCTCGGTAAAAAATTAAGTGCTATAGACAGCCTTAGCGGCAACCGGGAGCATCACATCTTGATTGAAGGTGAAATCTCCGGCAGATTCATGGAAAACTCCCGCATAGGACTGGATTTTGGATTGAATAATTTCGTTTACCAAACTGACAAAGCGCTGGAAGTGGAGGAAATATACAAACCGGAGAATTATGGGTTGTTTGAATTCACTCCACACATCGACTTCGAAGGTGAAAAATACAACGTGCGCTTAGGTTTGAAATCAGAATTTGAATTCGCTAAAAAGAATGTAATCCACTTAGCCCCCAGCATTTCCGGTAAATGGGAGTTTGCCGACCGTTTTTTCCTGATCGGTGAGTTTGGCGGAGGTTCTAAGATTTATTCATTCGAACAAACCGATGCTGAATACCGCTATCTCAATCCTGCCATGCGCCTGAAAGATACTTTCACTCCGCTTGATGCAACTATCAGCTTCCGCACCAATGCTGTACCGGGTTTCGGATTTGAATTATTGACCGGATACAAATCCGGTGAGGACTATTTCATGACCTCGGAGCAAACCGGCAACAGAATAAACGTGCTGACTCCGCATCAGACTGTGATCAAACAGACCAAAATCGGATTATTGGCTGAATATAAATATGATAAAATCGCCGACCTGACATTCAAACTAATGAAATACAGCTATAAAGCAGATCCGGAAGAAACAATCACTGCTAAAACCAAAGCCTGGGGAAAACCGGACCTCGAATTATCTCTTGACGGCGATTTTCATTTAACTGAAAAGGTTTCAGCGCAAATGAATTACTATCTGGCATCGGGCAGATACGCTTTGGTGAATGACGAAACCGTATCTATGAAGCCCATCAGCAGCCTGAACATCGGCAGCCGGTATGCGTTCAATAAAAAAGTCTCTGCCTTTGCTCAATTGAACAACCTTTTGTTTCAAAAATATGACCTTTGGTATGGAATGCCCGCCCAAAGTTTCAATTTTATAGCAGGTATCGGACTTACCTTTTAA